From a single Polyangiaceae bacterium genomic region:
- a CDS encoding site-specific integrase, protein MSKLRKQMMQDLDLGGYAPRTKQAYIECIRMMAKFHHKSPAELGQAEIRAWVKHLVDKKQSPQRLRQHFAALRFLYGKTLGKPALVSFLSWPKDPVRLPVVLSAGEVSRLLDALATPRFAVFFTTVYAAGLRLGEACRLETRDIDAQRGVIHVRGGKGGKERLVMLSPQLLALLRAYWKRERPAAPWLFASRTGTHLAPEVARKALKRAAQQAKLDKKKVTPHVLRHSFATHLLESGTDLRVIQVLLGHSSIKSTTRYAAVSAKTITRTRSPLERLRRTG, encoded by the coding sequence GACCTCGGTGGCTACGCCCCTCGCACGAAGCAGGCTTACATCGAGTGCATCCGTATGATGGCGAAGTTCCATCACAAGTCGCCGGCGGAGCTCGGGCAGGCCGAGATCCGGGCCTGGGTGAAGCACCTGGTGGACAAGAAGCAGAGCCCGCAGCGATTGCGCCAGCACTTCGCGGCGCTGCGGTTCCTGTACGGCAAGACGCTCGGCAAGCCGGCGTTGGTGTCGTTCCTGTCGTGGCCGAAGGATCCCGTGCGCCTGCCGGTGGTGCTGAGCGCCGGGGAGGTGTCGCGACTGCTGGACGCTCTGGCGACACCGCGCTTCGCGGTGTTCTTCACCACGGTGTACGCGGCAGGACTGCGGCTCGGCGAGGCGTGCCGGCTCGAGACGCGCGACATCGACGCCCAGCGCGGCGTGATCCACGTGCGTGGTGGTAAGGGCGGCAAGGAGCGGCTGGTGATGCTGAGCCCGCAGCTACTCGCGCTGTTGCGAGCGTACTGGAAGCGGGAGCGTCCGGCGGCACCGTGGCTGTTTGCGTCGCGGACGGGCACGCACCTGGCGCCGGAGGTCGCGCGCAAGGCCCTGAAGCGTGCCGCGCAGCAGGCGAAGCTCGACAAGAAGAAGGTGACGCCACACGTGCTGCGCCACAGCTTCGCCACGCATCTGCTGGAGAGCGGGACCGACCTGCGCGTGATCCAGGTGCTGCTCGGCCACTCGAGCATCAAGTCGACCACGCGCTACGCCGCCGTGTCGGCCAAGACGATCACCAGGACGCGGAGCCCGCTGGAGCGCTTGCGCCGGACGGGCTGA
- a CDS encoding IS91 family transposase, with protein MAARPASAGRPHFDIADIVRQHRDALEAEVHLTLAQLRVLSAIGLCRTAALGGHVDVCRACGYEHPSYNSCRNRHCPKCQALAQERWIAARSKRLLDVPHFHVVFTLPGELRALARYRPRAIFDALFTAASETLLDLGDSRLGARPGVTAVLHTWTRDLRFHPHVHAIVTAGGLATDSSRWVASSTKYLFPVKVMGELLRGKMLDALRRLHADGAFRGFDAFDDPEGFERLATRLARVRWHVYAKKPFRKVLHVLRYLGRYTHRVAISSSRLVAITHDAVTFRTKNGKTVTLTPVEFLRRFIQHVLPDGLHKIRHYGLYAGVNAHALPSLAAATLQPASMSPPRRGPSCFWPSPDAT; from the coding sequence GTGGCCGCCCGTCCGGCATCCGCCGGGCGGCCGCACTTCGACATCGCCGACATCGTGCGGCAGCACCGCGACGCGCTCGAAGCCGAGGTGCACCTGACGCTTGCCCAGCTCCGGGTGCTCTCGGCCATCGGGCTGTGCCGCACTGCCGCGCTCGGCGGCCACGTCGATGTCTGCCGCGCGTGCGGATACGAGCATCCGTCGTATAACTCCTGCCGCAACCGGCACTGTCCCAAGTGCCAAGCCCTGGCGCAGGAGCGCTGGATTGCTGCGCGCTCGAAGCGCTTGCTCGACGTGCCGCACTTTCACGTGGTGTTCACGCTGCCCGGCGAGCTGCGCGCGCTCGCGAGGTACCGCCCTCGCGCGATCTTCGACGCGTTGTTCACTGCGGCGAGCGAGACGCTGCTCGACCTCGGCGACTCGCGCCTCGGCGCCCGGCCCGGCGTCACGGCCGTGCTGCACACCTGGACGCGCGACCTGCGCTTCCACCCGCACGTCCACGCCATCGTCACTGCCGGCGGTCTCGCCACGGACTCGTCACGCTGGGTGGCGTCGAGCACCAAGTACCTGTTCCCCGTGAAGGTCATGGGCGAGCTGCTCCGCGGCAAGATGCTCGATGCGCTGCGACGGCTGCATGCGGACGGAGCCTTCCGCGGCTTCGACGCATTCGACGACCCGGAAGGCTTCGAGCGGCTGGCGACGCGCCTCGCCCGCGTGCGCTGGCACGTCTACGCCAAGAAGCCATTCCGCAAAGTGCTCCACGTGCTGCGCTATCTCGGCCGCTACACCCACCGCGTCGCGATCTCGTCGAGTCGGCTCGTCGCCATCACCCACGATGCCGTCACCTTCCGTACGAAGAATGGCAAGACTGTCACCCTCACGCCTGTGGAGTTCCTGCGACGCTTCATTCAGCACGTCCTACCCGACGGTCTGCACAAGATCCGTCACTACGGACTCTACGCCGGCGTCAACGCCCACGCACTGCCATCTCTTGCGGCCGCAACACTCCAGCCCGCGTCGATGTCACCTCCGCGTCGTGGCCCGAGCTGCTTCTGGCCATCACCGGACGCGACGTGA
- a CDS encoding IS110 family transposase, which produces MQEGTTEFAAVIGLDWADKKHDVCIRAQGADELERGVVQHRPVALQDWVEGLRKRFEGAPVAVIVELEQGPIVSALLEYDFIVIFPINPSTLARYRKTFVPSGAKDDPTDAELALDYFERHRERLEPLRRDSVPMRQLRKLVQERRAFVEDRVAITNRMTHALKAYFPLVLSWFRDKFTDVFMDFLEQWPTLQAAQRARRETLVRFFHDHSVRRTDTIERRIAELKAERALTLDPGVIEPAQLTVSLLLSQLRAVCSAIERLDREIARLAASLPDFQLFAKLPGAGPVLAPRLLVAFGERRERFTNAAALQKYGGIAPVTERSGNKHWVHWRYACNTFLRQTFVEWTKETIPRSYWAKAFYERHRAKGASHNAALRALAFKWIRILYRCWVERAPYDEARYLNALRKRNAPLLTYASENPN; this is translated from the coding sequence ATGCAGGAAGGAACCACGGAATTCGCAGCTGTCATCGGTCTGGATTGGGCCGACAAGAAGCACGATGTCTGCATCCGAGCGCAGGGCGCTGACGAGCTCGAGCGAGGCGTCGTCCAGCACCGTCCCGTGGCGCTGCAGGACTGGGTGGAAGGACTGCGCAAGCGCTTCGAGGGCGCTCCCGTCGCGGTGATCGTCGAACTCGAGCAAGGCCCCATCGTCTCAGCGCTGCTGGAGTACGACTTCATTGTCATCTTCCCCATCAACCCGAGCACGCTGGCGCGGTACCGAAAGACCTTCGTGCCGAGTGGAGCGAAGGACGACCCGACCGACGCCGAGCTCGCACTGGACTACTTCGAGCGCCACCGGGAACGACTCGAGCCCCTGCGCCGAGATAGCGTGCCGATGCGCCAGTTGCGGAAGCTGGTTCAGGAACGGCGGGCATTTGTCGAGGACCGCGTTGCCATCACCAACCGCATGACCCACGCGCTCAAGGCTTACTTCCCACTGGTTCTGTCCTGGTTTCGCGACAAGTTCACCGACGTGTTCATGGACTTTCTCGAGCAGTGGCCAACGCTGCAGGCCGCACAGCGCGCGCGTCGCGAAACGCTCGTGAGGTTCTTCCACGACCACAGCGTCCGGCGCACTGACACCATTGAGCGCCGCATCGCCGAGCTGAAAGCCGAGCGAGCATTGACCCTGGACCCCGGAGTCATCGAGCCCGCACAGCTCACGGTGTCACTCCTGCTTTCGCAGCTGCGCGCCGTCTGCAGCGCCATCGAGCGCCTGGACCGGGAGATAGCTCGTCTGGCTGCCTCCCTGCCGGACTTCCAGCTCTTCGCCAAGCTGCCGGGTGCAGGTCCTGTCCTCGCGCCGAGGCTGCTCGTTGCTTTCGGTGAACGCCGAGAGCGCTTCACCAACGCGGCAGCCCTGCAGAAGTATGGAGGCATCGCGCCGGTGACCGAGCGCAGCGGGAACAAACACTGGGTGCACTGGCGCTACGCCTGCAACACGTTTCTACGCCAGACCTTCGTCGAGTGGACCAAGGAGACCATCCCTCGCTCCTACTGGGCCAAGGCCTTCTACGAGCGACATCGCGCCAAGGGCGCCTCCCACAACGCCGCCTTGCGGGCACTCGCCTTCAAGTGGATCCGCATCCTGTACCGCTGCTGGGTCGAGCGCGCCCCCTACGACGAAGCTCGCTACCTCAACGCCCTCCGCAAGCGCAACGCGCCGTTGCTCACATACGCTAGCGAAAATCCAAATTAG